In Sphingomonas sp. LT1P40, the following are encoded in one genomic region:
- a CDS encoding SDR family oxidoreductase, with amino-acid sequence MGRLEGKIALVTAAGQGIGRATAEAFVREGARVIATDVRVEALEGLEGAEHRQLDVTNADAVKAIAAEFPELNVLYNCAGVVHAGTILDCGEEDWDFAYALNVTAQYRMIRAVLPNMIARGGGSIINMSSVCSSIKAVPNRFAYGATKAAVIGLTKSVAIDYVTSGIRCNAICPGTVETPSLIQRLHDTGDFDKAYAEFTARQAMGRFGRPTELAALAVYLASDESAFTTGTVSVIDGGWVN; translated from the coding sequence ATGGGCCGTCTGGAAGGCAAGATCGCACTGGTGACCGCAGCGGGCCAGGGCATCGGCCGGGCCACCGCCGAGGCATTCGTCCGCGAAGGCGCGCGTGTCATCGCCACCGACGTTCGGGTCGAGGCATTGGAAGGACTGGAAGGCGCGGAGCACCGCCAGCTCGATGTCACGAACGCCGACGCGGTCAAGGCGATCGCCGCAGAATTTCCCGAGTTGAACGTACTCTACAACTGCGCCGGCGTCGTCCATGCCGGGACCATTCTCGATTGCGGCGAAGAGGACTGGGACTTCGCTTATGCGCTCAACGTTACCGCACAATATCGCATGATCCGCGCCGTGCTGCCGAACATGATCGCGCGCGGCGGCGGGTCGATCATCAACATGTCCTCGGTGTGTTCCAGCATCAAGGCGGTGCCGAACCGCTTCGCCTATGGCGCGACCAAGGCGGCGGTGATCGGCCTGACCAAATCGGTGGCGATCGACTATGTCACCAGCGGTATCCGCTGCAACGCGATCTGCCCCGGCACGGTCGAAACGCCGTCGCTGATCCAGCGGCTGCACGACACCGGCGATTTCGACAAGGCCTATGCCGAGTTCACCGCGCGACAGGCGATGGGCCGGTTTGGACGCCCGACCGAACTGGCCGCGCTGGCGGTGTATCTCGCCTCTGACGAAAGCGCCTTCACCACCGGCACGGTCAGTGTGATCGACGGCGGTTGGGTCAATTGA
- a CDS encoding alpha-L-rhamnosidase, protein MKAIDRRRMLQGTGIAGAALASPSAATLAPGTLTVTDLKAQGLTDPIGVDDRDVRLSWRIESRDRAVRQTHYRIEAASSPALLRAGKPDLWDSGEVASAAALDIAWVGKPLTSRRIVHWRVTIRDARGRTATSKPARWEMGLLDPADWSAKWIAAETAIAKADREAGLLWVRGDRSKDQTPRYFRLAFDLPKSGPVTLYSICNFPATVWVDGQPIHRGPNRDTRSGSEPIAVTTHDLPAGRHVVAVAVKDPRGFNARKIHECATALMIRTGDARITTKGARTALHAPDGWQAIAFDDSTWPVAEPSKYQLQAFPGCGAFLLRRGFTVTKPIIRARLYATALGGFEAEINGKRVGDALLSPESTDYRDTLLHRVHDVTALLRRGDNAVGAMITDGWYGSFHGLAGRFAFGPPPLRLLVQLELTYADGSVETIATDENWQLSEAAPVVKSEIYYGEDYDARREQPGWSSPGFDAAGWRPAEIGAVPPCAVKAHIAPPLRRIRTVPLKSVKQVGPDTYTLDFGQNFAGWVRILAKGDAGRKITLRFAEILNPDGGVSRKNLRTAEASNSYIFRGDPTPESYEPHFTYFGFRYAELTGLGRAPTAAEFEGVVVSSDLGETSILRIDNPIITGLWRNTLWSQRSNFFGIPTDCPQRDERLGWTGDANVFWDAAAFNMDVAGFTRRYLRDMRDAQGPKGEYSDYAPSGWRDYTHGTTPGWADAGVILPWTVWQRYGDTAIVGEHWSSMTRYLDYIRAHNPDLIWRNKRGYDFGDWVAFDAKEAGDETTPKALIGTAMWKRSAEALAQMAAVTGRSAEAKTYATLATDLARAFQAGFIQPDGTVGNGSHCGYILALHFGLVPDTLRPAAAAKLAADIRRRGTMISTGFLGTPYSLDALADTGHQSLVYDLLLRTALPSWGHMIVAGATTIWERWNADTSNAEMNSYNHYALGAVNGFVFRRIAGIDPIAPGFARWRFNPVLDPRVPKGGARYHSAVGRIETAWAVHPGDGFSAQIHVPANSIAELHLPATSIDQLREGGKPVARASGVTAKGRVGNRIVLEAGSGDYSFSIA, encoded by the coding sequence ATGAAGGCGATCGATCGACGACGCATGTTGCAGGGCACCGGCATTGCGGGGGCGGCGCTGGCGTCGCCATCCGCCGCAACGCTTGCCCCCGGCACGCTGACGGTCACGGACCTCAAGGCACAAGGCCTGACCGACCCGATCGGCGTCGATGACCGCGACGTGCGGCTGTCGTGGCGCATCGAGAGCCGCGACCGCGCCGTGCGCCAGACGCATTACCGGATCGAGGCGGCGAGCAGCCCGGCGCTGCTCCGCGCCGGCAAGCCCGATCTGTGGGACAGTGGCGAAGTCGCCAGCGCCGCGGCGCTGGACATCGCCTGGGTAGGCAAGCCGCTGACCTCGCGCCGCATCGTCCACTGGCGCGTCACCATCCGCGACGCTCGGGGCCGCACCGCTACCAGCAAGCCAGCGCGCTGGGAAATGGGCTTACTCGACCCTGCCGATTGGTCGGCCAAATGGATCGCTGCCGAAACCGCCATCGCCAAGGCCGACCGCGAGGCCGGTCTTCTCTGGGTGCGCGGCGACCGCTCGAAGGACCAGACTCCGCGCTATTTCCGCCTCGCCTTCGATCTGCCCAAATCCGGGCCGGTCACGCTCTATTCCATCTGCAACTTCCCCGCGACGGTCTGGGTCGATGGCCAGCCAATCCATCGCGGCCCCAACCGCGACACGCGATCCGGCAGCGAACCGATTGCCGTCACCACCCACGACCTGCCCGCCGGGCGTCATGTCGTTGCCGTGGCGGTGAAGGACCCGCGCGGCTTCAACGCCCGCAAAATCCACGAATGCGCCACCGCGCTGATGATCCGCACGGGTGATGCGCGCATCACGACCAAAGGCGCCCGCACCGCGCTCCACGCCCCCGATGGCTGGCAGGCGATCGCCTTCGACGACAGCACTTGGCCAGTCGCTGAGCCGTCGAAGTATCAGCTTCAGGCATTCCCGGGCTGCGGTGCATTCCTGCTGCGACGCGGGTTCACCGTCACCAAGCCCATCATCCGCGCGCGCCTCTACGCCACCGCGCTCGGCGGGTTCGAGGCGGAGATCAATGGCAAGCGCGTCGGCGATGCGCTGCTGTCGCCGGAAAGCACCGACTATCGCGATACATTGCTCCACCGCGTTCATGACGTTACCGCGCTCCTGCGGCGGGGCGACAATGCGGTCGGCGCGATGATCACCGATGGCTGGTATGGCAGCTTTCACGGTCTCGCCGGGCGCTTTGCTTTCGGCCCGCCACCGCTGCGGCTGCTCGTCCAGCTCGAACTCACCTACGCCGATGGCAGTGTCGAGACCATCGCCACCGACGAAAACTGGCAGCTGTCCGAAGCCGCGCCGGTGGTCAAAAGCGAAATCTATTATGGCGAGGATTACGATGCCCGCCGCGAACAGCCGGGCTGGTCTTCACCCGGCTTCGACGCCGCCGGATGGCGTCCCGCCGAGATCGGCGCGGTCCCACCATGCGCGGTGAAGGCGCACATCGCCCCGCCGCTGCGCCGCATCCGCACCGTCCCGCTCAAATCGGTGAAGCAGGTCGGCCCCGACACCTACACGCTCGACTTCGGCCAGAACTTCGCCGGGTGGGTGCGGATTCTGGCAAAGGGCGATGCCGGCCGCAAGATCACATTGCGCTTCGCCGAAATCCTGAATCCCGACGGTGGCGTGAGTCGCAAGAATCTCCGCACCGCCGAAGCGTCGAACAGCTACATTTTTCGCGGTGATCCCACCCCCGAAAGCTACGAACCGCACTTCACCTATTTCGGCTTCCGTTATGCCGAACTGACCGGCCTCGGTCGCGCACCCACCGCCGCCGAGTTCGAGGGCGTCGTCGTCTCCAGCGACCTGGGCGAGACCAGCATCCTGCGCATCGACAACCCGATCATCACCGGCCTGTGGCGCAACACCTTGTGGAGCCAGCGCTCCAATTTCTTCGGCATCCCGACCGATTGCCCACAGCGCGACGAGCGGCTGGGCTGGACCGGCGACGCCAATGTCTTCTGGGACGCCGCCGCATTCAACATGGACGTCGCCGGTTTCACCCGCCGCTATCTGCGCGACATGCGCGACGCACAGGGGCCAAAGGGGGAGTATTCGGATTACGCCCCATCGGGCTGGCGCGACTACACCCATGGCACAACGCCGGGCTGGGCCGATGCCGGCGTGATCCTGCCATGGACGGTGTGGCAGCGTTACGGCGACACCGCGATCGTCGGCGAGCATTGGTCGTCGATGACGCGCTATCTCGACTATATCCGCGCGCACAATCCCGACCTGATCTGGCGCAACAAGCGCGGTTACGATTTCGGCGACTGGGTGGCGTTCGACGCCAAGGAAGCGGGCGACGAAACCACGCCCAAGGCGCTGATCGGCACCGCGATGTGGAAACGCTCGGCCGAGGCGCTTGCCCAAATGGCGGCGGTGACAGGCCGCAGCGCCGAAGCGAAAACCTATGCCACCCTCGCCACCGATCTCGCCCGCGCGTTTCAGGCTGGCTTTATCCAGCCGGACGGGACGGTCGGTAACGGATCGCATTGCGGCTATATCCTCGCGCTGCATTTCGGGCTGGTGCCGGACACGCTCCGCCCCGCCGCCGCCGCAAAGCTCGCCGCCGATATCCGGCGTCGTGGCACGATGATCTCGACCGGCTTTCTCGGCACCCCCTACAGCCTCGATGCGCTGGCCGACACGGGCCACCAGTCGCTGGTCTATGACCTGCTGCTGCGCACCGCTTTGCCCAGCTGGGGGCATATGATCGTGGCGGGTGCGACGACGATCTGGGAGCGGTGGAACGCCGACACCAGCAATGCCGAGATGAACTCGTACAATCATTATGCGCTGGGCGCGGTGAACGGCTTCGTATTTCGGCGCATCGCGGGCATCGACCCGATAGCACCCGGCTTCGCGCGCTGGCGTTTCAACCCGGTGCTCGACCCGCGCGTGCCGAAGGGCGGCGCGCGCTACCACAGCGCGGTCGGGCGGATCGAGACCGCGTGGGCGGTGCACCCGGGCGACGGCTTCTCCGCGCAAATCCACGTCCCTGCCAACAGCATCGCCGAACTCCATCTGCCTGCCACGTCGATCGACCAGTTGCGCGAGGGCGGAAAGCCGGTCGCCCGTGCATCCGGGGTCACGGCAAAGGGGAGGGTCGGCAACCGGATCGTGCTGGAGGCCGGTTCGGGCGACTACAGCTTCAGCATCGCCTGA
- a CDS encoding glycoside hydrolase family 2 protein, with protein MMKRIGLILAWLTALIAVPVVAQELPLAEGWRFVKDDAKGAERPGFDDARWARVAVPHTYNAEDSGIGGAKARGEPEGVYYRGPAWYRLKIDHKPQPGTRYLLHFGGATLKADVWLNGTKVGGHAGGYAAFRFDVTSSLKAGENLLAVRVDNAKNPQISPLNGDFNIFGGLYREVKLIATPELHLDRLDHAGPGIRARTEALGKNAATIGATVAVVNDRAAPASFQIVTRILDATGKAVATQRSPLTLAPGARGTAEQKFTLKSPKLWEGRKSAYLYRVVSDVVANGRTIDSQSVPLGVRTIAVKQDGTVLLNGKRYPLYGVNLQHPSRYGRGPIVTQAEIDEDLQLMDEMGVTAIRLAHMQHPQRVYDRADELGILLLTEVPLIDDHDQSDAFRINLVAQMRELIAQTFNNPSVALWGIGNEIRKSDAASNRILAELNTTAKTLDPWRPTTYAHCCLDDNDPIALHSDTVSYNRYFGWYWTKSEDIGPWADELHAKMPTRPIGVSEYGAGASILHQEDPVVKRPESNGYWHPEQYQTDFHVKHWLEMKKRPFLWSTFIWLGIDFPSFKRNEGDRPAINDKGLVTEDRQTKKDAYYWYQANWAEKPMLHITSRRDVDKRTSQVKVMVFSNLPTIELRLNGGAWKTVPVTDRMATWTIELTKGENRVEARGRAAGGTTLTDNVTWRFATRP; from the coding sequence ATGATGAAACGGATCGGACTTATTCTGGCATGGCTGACGGCGCTGATCGCCGTGCCGGTGGTTGCACAGGAACTGCCGCTGGCCGAAGGCTGGCGTTTCGTGAAGGACGATGCAAAGGGCGCGGAACGCCCCGGCTTCGACGATGCGCGTTGGGCGCGGGTCGCGGTGCCGCATACCTATAATGCCGAGGATTCGGGGATCGGCGGGGCGAAGGCGCGCGGCGAGCCGGAGGGTGTCTATTATCGCGGTCCCGCCTGGTATCGCCTGAAGATCGACCACAAGCCGCAACCCGGCACCCGCTATCTGCTGCATTTCGGCGGCGCGACGCTGAAGGCCGATGTGTGGCTGAACGGCACGAAGGTGGGCGGCCATGCCGGTGGCTATGCCGCGTTCCGGTTCGATGTGACCAGCAGCCTGAAGGCGGGCGAAAACCTGCTCGCGGTGCGTGTGGACAATGCGAAGAACCCGCAAATCTCGCCGCTCAACGGCGACTTCAATATCTTTGGCGGGCTGTATCGTGAGGTGAAGCTGATCGCGACGCCCGAGTTGCATCTCGACCGGCTCGATCATGCGGGACCGGGGATCAGGGCGCGGACGGAAGCGCTGGGCAAGAACGCTGCCACGATCGGCGCGACGGTGGCGGTAGTCAATGATCGCGCCGCGCCAGCCAGCTTTCAGATCGTCACCCGCATTCTAGATGCGACCGGCAAAGCAGTGGCGACGCAGCGCAGCCCGCTGACGCTCGCCCCCGGCGCGCGCGGCACGGCGGAACAGAAGTTCACGCTGAAATCGCCGAAATTGTGGGAGGGGCGCAAATCCGCCTATCTCTACCGCGTCGTCAGCGACGTGGTGGCCAACGGTCGCACGATCGACAGCCAGTCGGTGCCGCTGGGCGTTCGCACCATCGCGGTGAAGCAGGACGGCACCGTGCTGCTCAACGGCAAGCGTTACCCGCTCTACGGCGTCAACCTCCAGCACCCGTCGCGCTATGGTCGCGGACCGATCGTCACTCAGGCTGAGATCGATGAGGACCTGCAACTGATGGACGAGATGGGCGTCACCGCCATTCGCCTCGCGCATATGCAGCACCCGCAGCGGGTGTACGACCGCGCCGACGAGCTCGGCATCCTGTTGCTGACCGAAGTGCCGCTGATCGACGACCATGATCAGTCGGACGCATTCCGTATCAATCTGGTGGCGCAGATGCGCGAGCTGATCGCGCAGACGTTCAACAATCCCTCGGTCGCGCTCTGGGGTATCGGCAACGAAATCCGCAAGTCGGATGCGGCGTCGAACCGCATCCTGGCCGAGCTGAACACGACCGCCAAAACGCTCGATCCGTGGCGCCCGACGACCTACGCGCATTGCTGTCTGGACGACAACGACCCGATCGCGCTGCACAGCGATACGGTGTCGTACAACCGCTATTTCGGCTGGTACTGGACCAAGTCGGAGGACATCGGGCCGTGGGCGGACGAGCTGCACGCGAAGATGCCGACCCGCCCGATCGGCGTCAGCGAATATGGCGCGGGCGCCTCGATCCTGCATCAGGAAGACCCGGTGGTGAAACGCCCCGAGTCCAACGGTTACTGGCATCCGGAGCAGTATCAGACCGATTTCCACGTCAAGCATTGGCTGGAAATGAAGAAGCGGCCGTTCCTGTGGTCGACCTTCATCTGGCTGGGCATCGATTTCCCGTCGTTCAAGCGCAACGAGGGCGACCGCCCGGCGATCAACGACAAGGGGCTGGTGACCGAGGATCGACAGACGAAGAAGGATGCGTACTATTGGTATCAGGCCAACTGGGCCGAGAAGCCGATGCTGCACATCACCAGCCGCCGCGACGTGGACAAGCGGACCAGCCAGGTGAAGGTCATGGTGTTCTCCAACCTGCCCACGATCGAGCTGCGGCTGAACGGCGGTGCGTGGAAGACGGTGCCGGTGACCGATCGCATGGCGACATGGACGATCGAGCTGACCAAGGGCGAGAACCGCGTCGAGGCGCGCGGGCGTGCTGCGGGCGGCACAACCCTCACCGACAACGTCACCTGGCGTTTTGCCACGCGGCCATAA
- a CDS encoding ThuA domain-containing protein yields the protein MILRSLIALAALAGQVVPYAPPPRDPRNWPTPVMDSAPPTLPKLKAGAILVFSKTNGFRDPEQIAAAKTVLTDLVRKQRRDVFETENAAIMSPRDLARFSAIVFNSTSGNIFTPDQRASFKAWVERGGGVVLLHGAGGDPTYDWRWWPETLIGAQFIGHTGRPKQFQQATIDVIDRTHPATRKLPTKWVRTEEWYSFDRVPSGHGTRILATVDETSYDPFPERVRMGKPHPIVWSRCVGRGRVLFSSLGHKAETYAEPLHRTLIDGAIRWASRREGTGCN from the coding sequence ATGATCCTGCGCAGCCTCATTGCCCTTGCCGCCTTGGCCGGACAGGTCGTCCCTTACGCTCCGCCGCCGCGCGATCCGCGCAACTGGCCGACGCCGGTGATGGACAGTGCGCCGCCCACGCTTCCGAAGCTGAAGGCCGGCGCAATCCTCGTCTTCTCCAAGACCAACGGTTTCCGCGATCCCGAACAGATTGCTGCCGCCAAAACAGTGCTGACCGACCTCGTCCGCAAACAGCGCCGCGACGTGTTCGAGACCGAGAATGCCGCCATCATGAGCCCGCGCGATCTCGCCCGCTTCTCGGCAATTGTCTTCAACAGCACGAGCGGTAACATCTTCACGCCCGATCAGCGCGCTTCCTTCAAGGCGTGGGTCGAGCGCGGCGGCGGGGTCGTGCTGCTCCACGGCGCGGGCGGCGATCCGACCTATGACTGGCGCTGGTGGCCCGAGACGCTGATCGGCGCGCAGTTCATCGGTCATACCGGGCGACCCAAACAATTTCAGCAGGCGACGATCGACGTGATCGACCGCACCCATCCGGCGACCCGCAAGCTGCCCACCAAATGGGTGCGGACCGAGGAATGGTATTCGTTCGATCGCGTGCCAAGCGGCCACGGCACCCGGATTCTGGCGACGGTGGATGAGACCAGCTACGACCCATTTCCGGAGCGCGTGCGCATGGGTAAGCCGCACCCGATTGTCTGGAGCCGCTGCGTCGGGCGCGGGCGTGTGCTCTTCTCGTCGCTGGGCCACAAGGCCGAAACCTATGCCGAACCCCTGCACCGCACGCTGATCGACGGCGCGATCCGCTGGGCATCGCGGCGTGAGGGCACGGGCTGCAACTGA
- a CDS encoding right-handed parallel beta-helix repeat-containing protein: protein MIARTLALTAALLTASSALAQTTVHVAPAGDDRHAGTLSKPVRSLERAQALVRAKNAKEDVTVILANGTYKLTAPLIFRTADGGLNGKRVEWRAAAGAKPVISSGISVTGFTLHDQKERIYVADTPKGLDTRQIWVNGTVAERAWIEIKAADVKFGVSGFEIVNPKLAYLDKLARPARLELEATGFFTDRYSPVKSISGTTVTMQQPAWDNNTWGYDTITKPIFPEDSRLFLVNALEFIGKTNDWHARYHQWVIDPQAGKLYLRTGIDEDIKDLKVVVPTLETLVSISGTPAAPVERLTFRGLTFAHTSWMGPSKPTGYANQQSGAFLHDVSPIRPKDAWDKCGWGCVEFESMRLKWHQMPAAVQVSAARDVTFEGNEFTQLGQIALGIGNEPTAHLTGVGLATSGIRVSRNRFSILSGGAIMAGGVRTDAHHPTDPNLINRDLTIEDNVVVTVSQDYKDNAAILTTYIDGAKIRHNDISDAPYDAIAVGWGWGYNDAGGNPNYEQNQKGYVHNPKFTTPTTLRNTLVEGNRIHGVKLWYEDGGAIYNLSANPNSVIRGNHIFDISNRIGIYLDEGSKHFTVTGNVVETGGKWLNINTAGKMYARRISTDNRASGNWHNSMSTGGRWLPEIGNDARGNFLIPDRNWPAEARKVIAEAGPRD from the coding sequence ATGATTGCACGCACGCTGGCACTGACTGCCGCTTTGCTCACCGCCTCATCCGCGTTGGCGCAGACCACGGTGCATGTCGCCCCCGCCGGAGACGACCGCCACGCGGGAACGCTGTCGAAACCCGTCCGCTCGCTGGAGCGTGCACAGGCGCTGGTCCGCGCGAAGAATGCGAAGGAGGACGTCACCGTCATCCTCGCCAACGGCACCTATAAGCTGACCGCACCGCTGATCTTCCGCACCGCCGATGGAGGGCTGAACGGCAAGCGCGTCGAGTGGCGCGCGGCGGCGGGCGCGAAGCCGGTCATTTCCTCGGGCATCAGCGTCACGGGTTTCACGCTCCACGACCAGAAGGAACGCATCTACGTCGCCGACACGCCGAAGGGGCTGGATACGCGCCAGATCTGGGTCAACGGCACCGTCGCCGAGCGCGCATGGATCGAGATCAAGGCGGCGGACGTGAAGTTCGGCGTGAGCGGGTTCGAGATCGTCAATCCGAAGCTGGCGTATCTCGACAAGCTCGCCCGCCCCGCCCGGCTGGAGCTGGAGGCGACCGGATTTTTCACCGACCGCTACTCGCCCGTGAAATCGATCAGCGGCACGACCGTGACGATGCAGCAGCCCGCCTGGGACAACAACACCTGGGGCTATGACACGATCACCAAACCGATCTTCCCGGAGGATTCGCGGCTGTTCCTGGTCAACGCGCTGGAGTTCATCGGCAAGACCAACGACTGGCACGCGCGCTATCATCAGTGGGTGATCGACCCGCAGGCGGGCAAACTCTATCTGCGCACCGGGATCGACGAGGACATCAAGGATCTCAAGGTCGTCGTCCCCACGTTGGAAACGCTCGTGTCGATCAGCGGCACGCCCGCCGCGCCGGTCGAACGGCTCACCTTTCGCGGCCTGACCTTCGCGCACACCTCATGGATGGGGCCAAGCAAGCCGACCGGCTATGCCAATCAGCAGAGCGGCGCGTTCCTGCACGATGTCTCCCCGATCCGGCCAAAGGACGCGTGGGACAAATGCGGCTGGGGCTGTGTCGAGTTCGAATCCATGCGCCTGAAATGGCACCAGATGCCCGCCGCCGTGCAGGTCTCCGCCGCACGCGACGTGACGTTCGAGGGCAATGAATTCACCCAGCTGGGCCAGATTGCGCTCGGCATCGGCAACGAGCCGACCGCGCATCTGACCGGCGTAGGTCTCGCCACTAGCGGCATCCGCGTGTCGCGCAATCGCTTCAGCATCCTGAGTGGCGGCGCGATCATGGCGGGCGGCGTGCGCACCGATGCGCATCACCCCACGGACCCCAATCTCATCAACCGCGACCTGACGATCGAGGACAATGTCGTCGTTACCGTCAGCCAGGACTACAAGGACAACGCCGCGATCCTGACCACATATATCGACGGCGCGAAGATTCGGCACAACGACATCAGCGATGCGCCATACGACGCGATCGCGGTCGGCTGGGGATGGGGCTATAACGACGCAGGTGGCAACCCGAATTACGAGCAGAACCAGAAGGGCTATGTCCACAACCCCAAATTCACGACGCCGACGACGCTGCGCAACACGCTGGTCGAGGGCAACCGCATTCACGGCGTGAAGCTGTGGTACGAGGACGGCGGCGCGATCTACAACCTTTCCGCCAACCCCAATTCGGTGATCCGCGGCAACCATATCTTCGACATCTCGAACCGCATCGGCATCTATCTGGACGAGGGCAGCAAGCACTTCACCGTGACCGGGAATGTCGTCGAGACAGGGGGCAAATGGCTGAACATCAACACCGCCGGCAAGATGTATGCGCGCAGGATTTCGACCGACAACCGGGCGTCGGGCAACTGGCACAATTCAATGTCGACCGGCGGTCGCTGGCTGCCCGAGATCGGCAACGACGCGCGCGGCAATTTCCTGATCCCCGACCGCAACTGGCCCGCCGAAGCGCGCAAGGTGATCGCGGAAGCGGGGCCGCGCGATTAG
- a CDS encoding rhamnogalacturonidase gives MAASAVQVRATGSLTGFHDVRDYGAKGDGKAIDSVAFNRAIMAASRKGGGTIVVPPGRYLCFSIRLQSHITLVLMPGSVIEAADPKKHKGRYDLPEGVFEEQLVDYGLAHFHNSLIYGDGVSDIAIIGTGLIHGLGLDREGPPPRWHGLAGWKSPKEQGLSADAARRAIPLEMEYEGRGIKAIGLTRCRNVLLKDFSILQGGHFAVYVLGSTNVRIDGLTVDTDRDGIDLDCCRDVRVTNCVVNAPKDDAIVLKSSYALQEPVFCEDVQVIGCKTSGYLLGTVLDGTYRKSPYVSTDNVGVLGRIKLGTDSATGFRNILIADCLCENSRGLQLGAIDGGVLEDVSFRDINLVNPVNHPIFLRLSARNRAPRGAGVAKVRRVRFSDIQVSGARMEYPCGIVGIPDGIIEDVSFRGVNVTAAGGGTAEDAAWVVPERRNSSLEPSFMKTLPAHGLYARHVRNLSVSNCSFDVATPDARPAIVLENVDGAVIDGLSSPKPRAAAVRASAGSRNIAIGSVETLVGTGA, from the coding sequence ATGGCGGCAAGCGCAGTGCAGGTGCGCGCGACCGGATCACTAACCGGCTTTCACGACGTGCGCGATTATGGCGCGAAGGGCGATGGCAAGGCGATCGATTCGGTCGCGTTCAACCGCGCGATCATGGCAGCCAGCCGCAAAGGTGGCGGGACGATCGTGGTGCCGCCCGGGCGCTATCTGTGCTTTTCGATTCGCTTGCAGAGCCACATCACACTGGTGCTGATGCCCGGATCGGTGATCGAGGCGGCGGACCCGAAAAAGCATAAGGGGCGCTATGATCTGCCCGAGGGTGTGTTCGAGGAGCAGCTGGTCGATTACGGCCTCGCGCATTTTCACAACAGCCTGATCTATGGTGACGGGGTCAGCGATATCGCGATCATCGGCACCGGTTTGATCCACGGGCTGGGGCTGGATCGTGAAGGACCGCCGCCGCGCTGGCATGGGCTGGCGGGCTGGAAATCGCCGAAGGAACAGGGGCTGAGCGCCGATGCCGCCCGCCGCGCAATCCCGCTGGAAATGGAATATGAAGGGCGGGGCATCAAGGCGATCGGACTGACGCGGTGCCGCAACGTCCTGCTCAAGGATTTCTCGATCCTGCAGGGCGGGCATTTCGCGGTCTACGTTCTGGGGTCGACCAACGTGCGGATCGACGGGCTGACGGTGGATACCGACCGCGACGGCATCGACCTGGATTGCTGCCGCGATGTGCGCGTGACCAACTGCGTGGTCAATGCGCCAAAGGACGACGCGATCGTGCTGAAAAGCAGCTATGCACTGCAGGAACCGGTGTTCTGTGAGGATGTGCAGGTCATCGGCTGCAAGACCAGCGGCTATCTGCTCGGCACCGTGCTGGACGGTACGTACCGGAAATCGCCTTATGTCTCGACCGACAATGTCGGGGTGCTGGGGCGGATCAAGCTGGGCACGGACAGCGCGACCGGTTTTCGCAATATCCTGATCGCCGATTGCCTGTGCGAGAATTCACGCGGGCTGCAACTGGGTGCGATCGACGGCGGGGTTCTGGAGGATGTGAGCTTTCGCGACATCAATCTGGTCAACCCGGTCAACCACCCGATCTTCCTGCGCCTGTCCGCCCGCAATCGCGCCCCGAGGGGGGCGGGCGTTGCCAAGGTTCGGCGCGTGCGCTTTTCGGACATTCAGGTGTCGGGCGCGCGGATGGAATATCCGTGCGGCATCGTGGGTATCCCGGACGGGATCATCGAGGATGTCAGCTTTCGCGGCGTGAACGTGACGGCGGCAGGCGGTGGCACAGCCGAGGATGCGGCGTGGGTCGTGCCGGAGCGGCGCAATTCGAGTCTGGAGCCGAGCTTCATGAAAACGCTGCCCGCGCATGGGCTGTATGCGCGGCACGTCCGCAATCTGAGCGTGAGCAATTGCAGCTTTGACGTCGCGACACCCGATGCGCGCCCCGCGATCGTGCTGGAGAATGTCGATGGCGCGGTGATCGACGGGCTGAGCTCGCCCAAGCCGCGTGCGGCGGCAGTGCGGGCCAGTGCGGGCAGCCGCAATATCGCGATCGGATCGGTCGAAACCCTTGTCGGAACAGGCGCATGA